In Caloramator sp. E03, the sequence AGGAGGATTGTTCCTCCTTTAATTTTTTTGTAACAGTTTTTTTTAGTTTGAATACATTATTATTAGAACCTATTGCATATTATTTTAAACAATTTCAAAGAGGGATAATATGGATTTTAATGACTTATTTAAAAATTTAAATATAGAAGAGGATTATGTTGATATAATCCTATTAATACTTATAATAGCTACAATCAACAGCTTAAGTAACAACACACATACCTATCCATTCTATACTCCTTGCTATTTTTATGAGTGCTGTAAAAAAAGAAAAAAGCACCATAAGCATAGTATCGAAAATACTAAAGCCGAAGTTTTAGATAACAATAGCAATACTGGTAATTTTGAAAATACTTTCGGTTTTTTTAATACCTATTCTTCAAGCTCTCAAAATAATCTATTATTTGTAATTTTAATTGTAGCTCTATTGTTCCTTATTGAAAAGCTAAACATCAATAACGATCAAAATATAGAAAGCAGTGAAGTATAAATGTTGTAATCTTGAAAGGAGTGAAAAAATGGGTCATCATCATAAAGATAAAAAAGATAAATCTAATCAATACGATCAATATAATCAATATCCAAATGCAAACCAATCTCCTAATATTCCCACGAACTTTGATATATCATCATTACTTGGAATGTTAAATAATATAGACATAAACCAACTTTCTTCTATGCTTTCACAGCTTACAGGAAAAAATAGCAATGATATAAAGGATTCTATGGAAAGCCTCTCTAAAGGTAATAACCAAGCAATTGCTGATATGCTCAAAAATGTAGATGTTAATCAAATTTCATCTATGTTATCAAGCATGGGTATCAATCCTCAGGATTTCTCATTTCCTTCTAATAAAAAAGGAGACATTAGAGTAGAGGTACTAAATTCCCTAAAACCTTTTCTACCTGAAGATAAATGTAAGATGATAGATGATATAATAAACTTTTTAAGGCTAAAAGGAGTTCTTGACAAAGCAGTACCAAAAAAGAAACGATAAAAAGTTTCATTGAAACTATTAAAAAAAAGCCTATATTATGCTTATCAAAACCTAATTTAGCATAATATAGGCTTTTCTTTAGGTTAAAATTTACATAAACTATTTATGTCATCACAGTTGGAATATTAAATATCTTAATTAACAATATTAGAAGAACTGAGATGAAGTTAAAAATAAAATGATTTACAACTGCAGCTCTATATCCATATTTTTCATAAAGATAGCAGTTATAAATACCTATCCCAAAAAATGATACAAATCCAGCTAAGTTATAGTGAATAAGAGCAAATAAAAAGCTCGTTAATGCTGCTGAAAGTTGTTTCCCAATTTTTTTTGAAAGCCCTCTATATAAAATATGCCTGAAAGTAAATTCCTCAACAATAGGTGCAAAAACAACAGTCATGGCAAACAAAAATATTACTTTAATCCATCCTGCATTTAAAAATATTTCATATATATCCTGAGCCTTTACTTTAATACCAACATATTCCAATAAAGATGCATAAAAAACATTTATAATATAAATTATAAATCTAAAAAAAAGACAATATAATATTATTTCTGTTTTCTTTTCTTTTATGGGTCTTAAATAATAAAGTACTTCAAAATTATCTTTCATCTTAATGGCAAAATAAAAACATAAAACTACCAAAATAAATGGAAAGACGTTTTGCGTTAAAAGAGTTGCTATAATATATGTAATAAAAAAAATGGTTAAGAATGCTCTATTTAAATAGTTTTTTAGATATTTTCTTAATGCAAGCCACGGAGGAATTGCAATGAAAAATACTACCGAAACATCCTTAAATATCTCAAAGTAATTCATATTCCCTTCCATAAAAAGCTCCTTTAGATTAATAAAAATAGTCTTAGCTTGTACATTAATAGTACAAACTAATATATTTAATTTTAATATATTTTTTAAACTTTTATTAAGGAATATGTTGTTTAATAGTTTCTATTAAATTTATTATTTCATCCCTGTTTTCTTTTGTCTCTGATGAAAATGGTATTAACAAATCCTCATTTCCAAGCATAAGAGATTTTTTTATCATATTTATGTTTTTTGTAAGCTGATTTCTTGAGAGCTTATCACTTTTTGTTGCTATTACTGCAAAATTATGATTACTTGATTTTATCCATTGAAGCATAAGCTTATCATCCTCTGTTGGCTCATGTCGGCTATCGACAAGTAAAAGAATAAGCTTTAATTCATCTCTATTAAAAAGATAGTCTTCTATTATCTTTGCCCACTTTTTCTTCTCTTCTTTTGACACCTTTGCATAACCATACCCAGGCAAATCAACAAAATATATCTCATCATTTATGTTATAAAAATTTATTGTCCTTGTCTTACCAGGTACAGAACTAATTCTTGCAAGAGATTTTCTATTAAGAA encodes:
- a CDS encoding CPBP family intramembrane glutamic endopeptidase, coding for MEGNMNYFEIFKDVSVVFFIAIPPWLALRKYLKNYLNRAFLTIFFITYIIATLLTQNVFPFILVVLCFYFAIKMKDNFEVLYYLRPIKEKKTEIILYCLFFRFIIYIINVFYASLLEYVGIKVKAQDIYEIFLNAGWIKVIFLFAMTVVFAPIVEEFTFRHILYRGLSKKIGKQLSAALTSFLFALIHYNLAGFVSFFGIGIYNCYLYEKYGYRAAVVNHFIFNFISVLLILLIKIFNIPTVMT
- the yihA gene encoding ribosome biogenesis GTP-binding protein YihA/YsxC, coding for MIIRKAEFAATAVAASQYPSTGYPEVAFVGRSNVGKSSLINALLNRKSLARISSVPGKTRTINFYNINDEIYFVDLPGYGYAKVSKEEKKKWAKIIEDYLFNRDELKLILLLVDSRHEPTEDDKLMLQWIKSSNHNFAVIATKSDKLSRNQLTKNINMIKKSLMLGNEDLLIPFSSETKENRDEIINLIETIKQHIP